One genomic window of Macaca mulatta isolate MMU2019108-1 chromosome 8, T2T-MMU8v2.0, whole genome shotgun sequence includes the following:
- the OXR1 gene encoding oxidation resistance protein 1 isoform X11, translating to MSRLWYGKKGRRHQPINHKYTLVVSVAEYHRRIDALNTEELRTLCRRLQITTREDINSKQVAPVKADLESESFRPNLSDPSELLLPDQIEKLTKHLPPRTIGYPWTLVYGTGKHGTSLKTLYRTMTGLDTPVLMVIKDSDGQVFGALASEPFKVSDGFYGTGETFVFTFCPEFEVFKWTGDNMFFIKGDMDSLAFGGGGGEFALWLDGDLYHGRSHSCKTFGNRTLSKKEDFFIQDIEIWAFE from the exons GTAGTGTCAGTGGCTGAGTATCACCGCAGGATCGATGCTCTAAATACTGAAGAACTGCGCACACTCTGCAGACGCCTCCAG ATTACTACAAGGGAAGACATAAATTCAAAGCAGGTTGCTCCAGTGAAAGCAGACCTGGAGTCTGAATCTTTTCGACCAAACCTAAGTGATCCCAGTGAACTTTTACTGCCAGATCAAATTGAAAAG cttaCCAAGCATCTTCCACCAAGAACAATTGGCTATCCATGGACTCTTGTTTATGGTACTGGAAAACATGGCACAAGCTTGAAAACTCTTTATCGAACAATGACAGGTTTAGACACCCCAGTGCTGATGGTGATTAAAGACAGTGATGGACAG GTTTTTGGTGCATTAGCATCTGAGCCATTTAAAGTGAGTGATGGCTTTTATGGTACTGGAGAGACCTTTGTTTTTACGTTCTGTCCAGAGTTTGAG gTCTTTAAGTGGACAGGAGATAATATGTTTTTTATCAAAGGAGACATGGATTCACTAGCTTTCGGTGGTGGAGG AGGAGAATTTGCTCTTTGGCTTGATGGAGATCTCTACCATGGAAGAAGCCATTCTTGTAAAACGTTTGGGAATCGTACACTTTCTAAGAAGGAAGATTTCTTTATCCAAGATATTGAAATCTGGGCTTTTGAATAA
- the OXR1 gene encoding oxidation resistance protein 1 isoform X12: MSRLWYGKKGRRHQPINHKYTLITTREDINSKQVAPVKADLESESFRPNLSDPSELLLPDQIEKLTKHLPPRTIGYPWTLVYGTGKHGTSLKTLYRTMTGLDTPVLMVIKDSDGQVFGALASEPFKVSDGFYGTGETFVFTFCPEFEVFKWTGDNMFFIKGDMDSLAFGGGGGEFALWLDGDLYHGRSHSCKTFGNRTLSKKEDFFIQDIEIWAFE; this comes from the exons ATTACTACAAGGGAAGACATAAATTCAAAGCAGGTTGCTCCAGTGAAAGCAGACCTGGAGTCTGAATCTTTTCGACCAAACCTAAGTGATCCCAGTGAACTTTTACTGCCAGATCAAATTGAAAAG cttaCCAAGCATCTTCCACCAAGAACAATTGGCTATCCATGGACTCTTGTTTATGGTACTGGAAAACATGGCACAAGCTTGAAAACTCTTTATCGAACAATGACAGGTTTAGACACCCCAGTGCTGATGGTGATTAAAGACAGTGATGGACAG GTTTTTGGTGCATTAGCATCTGAGCCATTTAAAGTGAGTGATGGCTTTTATGGTACTGGAGAGACCTTTGTTTTTACGTTCTGTCCAGAGTTTGAG gTCTTTAAGTGGACAGGAGATAATATGTTTTTTATCAAAGGAGACATGGATTCACTAGCTTTCGGTGGTGGAGG AGGAGAATTTGCTCTTTGGCTTGATGGAGATCTCTACCATGGAAGAAGCCATTCTTGTAAAACGTTTGGGAATCGTACACTTTCTAAGAAGGAAGATTTCTTTATCCAAGATATTGAAATCTGGGCTTTTGAATAA